Proteins encoded within one genomic window of Manis pentadactyla isolate mManPen7 chromosome 4, mManPen7.hap1, whole genome shotgun sequence:
- the RILP gene encoding rab-interacting lysosomal protein has translation MEPRRTAPEAPGWGPRGVAGSGTAAELVYHLAGALGTELKELARRFGPEAAAGLVPLVVRALELLEKAAVGPAPDSLQVLAQQAELELRRLREENEHLRRELRSGPQEERALLRQLKEVTDRQRDELRAHNRDLQHRSQETEALQEQLQRLLLVNAELRHKLASVQTQLRAARDRESERELARDQAGGPACEQKQEPEPATTGAGTPGTPEDPVEQCGFSREELEQILQERNELKANVFLLKEELAYFQRELLTDHRVPGLLLEAMKVAVRKQRKKIKAKMLGTPEEAESSDDDNGSWLLLSSDKEDHPPPPESRIQSFFGLSYRGEAEAKTSSMAPGELVGDEEVPRQSPAPEQPRSALSEHLCLRVTAAPEAWLQSACWRMCNHK, from the exons ATGGAGCCCAGGAGGACAGCGCCTGAGGCGCCCGGCTGGGGACCCCGAGGGGTCGCGGGGTCGGGGACAGCCGCGGAGCTCGTGTACCATCTAGCGGGAGCCCTGGGCACTGAGCTGAAGGAGCTAGCGCGCCGCTTCGGGCCAGAGGCGGCTGCCGGGCTCGTGCCGCTCGTGGTGCGGGCGCTGGAGCTCCTGGAAAAAGCTGCCGTGGGGCCCGCCCCAGACTCG CTGCAGGTGTTGGCGCAGCAGGCCGAACTGGAGCTGCGGCGGCTGCGGGAAGAGAACGAGCACCTACGCAGGGAGTTGCGCTCCGGGCCACAGG AGGAGCGCGCTCTGCTGCGGCAGCTCAAGGAGGTGACCGACCGACAACGCGACGAACTCCGGGCGCACAACCGCGACCTGCAGCACCGCAGCCAGGAGACTGAGGCG TTGCAGGAGCAACTGCAGCGCCTCCTGCTGGTGAATGCAGAGTTGCGGCACAAGCTGGCCTCAGTGCAAACCCAATTGCGCGCCGCGCGGGATCGCGAGAGTGAGCGAGAGCTGGCACGAGACCAGGCTGGAGGGCCTGCGTGCGAGCAGAAGCAGGAGCCGGAGCCGGCGACAACCGGTGCGGGAACCCCGGGGACACCTGAAGACCCA GTAGAGCAGTGCGGCTTCAGTCGAGAGGAGCTTGAGCAGATCCTTCAGGAGCGGAATGAGCTCAAAGCCAACGTGTTCCTACTGAAGGAGGAGTTGGCTTACTTCCAGAG GGAGCTGCTCACAGACCACCGGGTCCCCGGGCTCCTGCTGGAAGCCATGAAGGTGGCTGTCAGGAAGCAACGGAAGAAGATCAAGGCCAAAATGTTAGGGACCCcagaggaagcagagagcag CGATGATGACAATGGCTCCTGGCTCCTGCTCTCCAGTGATAAGGAGGACCACCCCCCGCCCCCCGAGTCCAGAATACAGAGTTT CTTTGGCCTGTCATATCGGGGTGAAGCGGAAGCCAAGACCAGCAGCATGGCTCCTGGTGAACTGGTGGGGGACGAGGAGGTCCCACGACAGTCCC CAGCTCCTGAGCAGCCCCGCTCTGCCCTCAGTGAACATCTTTGTCTGAGGGTCACAGCTGCCCCAGAGGCCTGGCTGCAGTCTGCCTGCTGGCGGATGTGTAACCACAAATGA